One genomic region from Thermodesulfobacteriota bacterium encodes:
- a CDS encoding TIGR00282 family metallophosphoesterase produces MPSKIRVLFIGDIIGSPGRNGVRHLVPEIVGSYGIDLVIANGENAAGGIGITPQVADELLGNGIHVLTSGNHVWAKKEISGYLSGSERLLRPANYPPGLPGRGGTVIRTRGGYPIGVLNLQGRVYMGNLDCPFRVAEKEIETLKKEVKIVILDFHAEATSEKVALGWFLDGRISAVLGTHTHIQTADERILPQGTAYITDVGMTGSVDSVIGMKKEIAIERFLTQVPRKLEVAKKDIQLQGVVLEIDKESGGCTRIERVRAGLEKEGARD; encoded by the coding sequence ATGCCAAGTAAGATCAGGGTCTTATTTATTGGAGACATCATAGGCAGCCCCGGCCGCAATGGTGTGCGTCATCTCGTACCGGAGATAGTCGGGAGTTACGGCATAGATCTGGTTATAGCTAACGGCGAGAATGCGGCCGGAGGCATCGGGATAACGCCGCAGGTGGCGGATGAGCTTTTGGGTAATGGGATACATGTATTGACTTCGGGCAACCATGTCTGGGCCAAAAAGGAGATATCGGGATATTTGTCAGGAAGTGAGCGACTGCTGCGACCCGCTAATTATCCTCCTGGCCTGCCTGGGCGAGGCGGTACGGTGATCCGTACGCGGGGAGGATATCCCATCGGCGTTCTTAACCTTCAGGGACGGGTATATATGGGTAACCTGGATTGTCCTTTTCGCGTGGCAGAAAAGGAGATTGAAACACTAAAGAAAGAAGTCAAGATCGTAATATTAGATTTTCATGCCGAGGCCACTTCAGAAAAAGTGGCTCTGGGATGGTTTCTGGACGGCCGGATAAGCGCTGTCTTAGGCACGCATACCCATATACAGACGGCTGATGAGAGGATATTGCCTCAGGGGACTGCCTATATAACCGATGTCGGCATGACCGGCTCTGTGGATTCGGTTATAGGCATGAAGAAGGAAATAGCCATCGAGCGATTTCTTACTCAGGTACCCCGTAAGCTGGAGGTGGCTAAGAAGGATATACAATTGCAGGGGGTTGTTTTAGA
- a CDS encoding cell division protein ZapA: MTRIITVEILGQEFQFRVAPQREDAEDIVNYLKAKVEEVQARVKNISDHKIIMLAALDIASDYYQIKKEFEDYRGVMTEKSKRLIEVIDTQT, translated from the coding sequence GTGACTAGGATAATCACGGTTGAGATACTTGGTCAGGAGTTTCAGTTTAGAGTTGCCCCTCAGCGTGAGGATGCAGAGGACATCGTGAATTATTTAAAGGCCAAGGTTGAAGAGGTACAGGCCAGGGTTAAAAATATATCTGACCACAAAATAATTATGCTGGCCGCCCTGGATATAGCCAGCGATTATTATCAGATTAAGAAGGAGTTCGAAGATTATCGCGGCGTTATGACCGAGAAGTCAAAGAGGCTGATAGAGGTAATCGATACACAAACTTAA
- the rny gene encoding ribonuclease Y, protein MSTTLVIVSFVILAACLGAVLGFLIRKKVVEAKLESAERLAERIIEEAKKKGETERREATLQARDELYQTKLELEKEAKERKAELQLIEKRLAQKEENFDNKLALMDQKELDNMRREKELQRQEKLIAEKAQEYHVLMEEERRQLERISGLSTEEAKGLFLQQVEEEARTDAAKLLKKIENDTKETADKKAKEIISLAVARYAGDYVAEKTVSVVNLPNEEMKGRIIGREGRNIRAIEAATGVDLIIDDTPEAVILSGFNPVRREVARIALERLIADGRIHPARIEEVVEKVGQEVEVSIKEAGEQATFDVGVHGFHPELVKLIGKLKYRTSYGQNMLQHSLEVAFLCGIMAAELGLNIKRAKRVGLLHDIGKAVDHEIEGPHALIGADLAKKHGESGQVVNAIAAHHEDVPPESVLAVLVQAADALSGARPGARKETLESYVQRLTDLERIANSCPGVNKSFAIQAGREVRIIVDSGAVSDAAAVLMCRDIAKKIESEMTYPGQIKVTVIRETRAVEYAK, encoded by the coding sequence TTGAGCACTACACTGGTAATTGTATCTTTCGTTATATTGGCTGCCTGTCTGGGGGCCGTTCTGGGCTTTTTAATCCGTAAAAAAGTAGTAGAAGCCAAGCTGGAATCCGCCGAGAGATTGGCTGAAAGGATTATTGAGGAGGCCAAAAAGAAGGGCGAGACCGAACGCCGGGAGGCCACTCTACAGGCTAGAGATGAACTTTACCAAACGAAGCTGGAACTGGAAAAAGAGGCTAAGGAAAGAAAGGCCGAGCTGCAGCTTATAGAAAAACGCCTGGCGCAAAAGGAGGAAAACTTTGATAATAAGCTCGCCCTCATGGATCAAAAAGAACTGGATAACATGCGGAGGGAAAAGGAGCTACAACGTCAGGAAAAGCTGATCGCCGAAAAGGCACAAGAGTATCACGTATTGATGGAGGAAGAAAGACGACAGCTTGAAAGGATATCCGGGCTTTCTACAGAAGAGGCCAAGGGACTTTTTCTCCAGCAGGTTGAAGAAGAGGCGCGGACGGATGCGGCCAAGTTGTTGAAAAAAATAGAGAACGATACCAAAGAAACCGCGGATAAAAAGGCAAAAGAGATAATTTCCCTGGCGGTTGCGCGCTATGCCGGAGATTATGTCGCTGAAAAGACGGTTTCTGTGGTGAATTTGCCTAATGAGGAGATGAAGGGGCGAATTATCGGGCGTGAAGGGCGTAATATCAGGGCCATTGAGGCCGCTACCGGCGTGGATTTGATCATTGATGATACGCCGGAGGCGGTTATCCTGTCCGGATTCAATCCCGTTCGGCGTGAAGTGGCCAGGATAGCCCTGGAGAGATTAATAGCAGATGGACGGATACACCCGGCCCGGATAGAGGAAGTTGTGGAAAAAGTGGGCCAGGAGGTGGAGGTGTCCATAAAAGAGGCCGGAGAGCAGGCCACCTTTGATGTCGGGGTGCATGGCTTCCATCCGGAGTTGGTTAAGCTTATCGGTAAGCTCAAATATCGAACCAGCTACGGGCAGAACATGTTGCAACACTCGTTGGAGGTTGCTTTTTTGTGCGGTATTATGGCTGCTGAACTGGGATTGAACATCAAGAGGGCCAAGAGGGTTGGCTTATTACATGACATAGGTAAGGCCGTGGATCACGAGATAGAGGGACCCCATGCCTTGATCGGCGCTGACCTGGCTAAAAAGCATGGCGAGTCCGGTCAGGTTGTAAACGCTATTGCGGCCCACCATGAAGACGTTCCTCCGGAGAGTGTTCTGGCTGTCCTGGTTCAGGCGGCCGACGCCTTGTCCGGGGCCAGGCCCGGCGCCAGGAAGGAAACCCTGGAAAGCTATGTTCAGCGGCTGACTGACCTGGAGAGGATTGCAAATTCTTGTCCCGGTGTTAATAAGTCTTTTGCCATACAGGCCGGCCGGGAAGTGCGAATTATTGTGGATAGCGGGGCGGTTTCAGATGCCGCTGCCGTCTTAATGTGCCGGGATATTGCTAAAAAGATAGAATCTGAGATGACGTATCCGGGACAGATCAAGGTAACCGTCATAAGGGAAACCAGGGCTGTAGAATATGCCAAGTAA